The Papaver somniferum cultivar HN1 chromosome 3, ASM357369v1, whole genome shotgun sequence genome includes a region encoding these proteins:
- the LOC113356219 gene encoding protein RETICULATA-RELATED 1, chloroplastic-like produces MMAQSLIPSSQITTALNSRRIPKRVNLSASNHHQNPLLSSSSPILNPSRLIFTPLRVSRKLRKGVHANAVVDEGSEAIANLERCFGAAAASTSSSAPSMSCTTMKGSNYGAFGAVTLEKSKLDMTKPETKTSPEVATGGGGGDIGKRINNGGGDGGDDGGDDDDYFDDFDEGDDGDDGGLFRRRIVLSELFGRKFLDSVLNEWHKTVMDLPAGIRQGYEMGWLSSAQIVKYLATHARPTTIRVVSRTLPEGMSRAFIGRMIADPAFLYRFLLEQAATIGCSVWWEVKTRKDRLKQEWDLALINVLTTTACNAIVVWSLAPCRSYGSTFRYDLQNTIQKLPNNVFERSYPQREFDLLQRFQSFFYKAAELCMVGITAGAAQGALSKLSASKEGRLSVTMPTVSNNALSYGAFLGIYANLRYQLLCGLDKTVMNHFDVLGVALCLSTVMRVLNVQVGETSRLAWLGMQADPLVESDNLLKAYNRPTEAAPASSSNWFISKNPIVSGLDLFNKQRNTDGEAPPPPNTRRKRIVRKKVAA; encoded by the exons ATGATGGCTCAATCTTTAATTCCATCCTCACAAATTACCACAGCGTTAAATTCACGTCGAATTCCAAAGAGGGTCAATCTATCAGCATcaaatcatcatcaaaaccctcttttatcatcatcatccccaATTTTAAACCCAAGTAGATTAATATTTACTCCTCTTCGTGTTAGTAGAAAATTGAGGAAAGGGGTTCATGCTAATGCTGTGGTTGATGAAGGTTCAGAAGCAATTGCTAATTTAGAACGTTGTTTTGGTGCTGCCGctgcttctacttcttcttctgcgCCGTCTATGAGTTGTACTACTATGAAAGGATCAAATTATGGTGCTTTTGGTGCTGTTACCTTGGAGAAAAGTAAACTTGATATGACCAAACCAGAAACCAAGACTAGTCCTGAG GTTGCTACTGGAGGAGGTGGTGGAGATATTGGGAAGAGAATtaataatggtggtggtgatggtggtgatgatggtggtgatgatgacgaCTACTTTGATGATTTCGATGAAGGAGATGATGGAGATGACGGTGGACTATTTAGGAGGCGAATTGTTTTATCAGAG CTTTTCGGGCGCAAGTTTTTGGATTCTGTCTTAAATGAGTGGCACAAGACAGTGATGGATTTGCCTGCGGGGATTCGACAGGGTTATGAAATG GGTTGGTTGAGTTCAGCGCAAATCGTAAAGTATCTCGCTACACATGCTAGGCCAACCACGATCAGAGTTGTTTCTCGAACACTTCCTGAAGGAATGTCTAGGGCTTTCATTGGCAG GATGATTGCCGATCCAGCATTCTTATACAGGTTTCTACTAGAGCAAGCTGCTACTATTGGTTGCTCCGTTTGGTGGGAAGTAAAGACTCGAAAGGACAG GTTAAAACAAGAATGGGATCTTGCACTTATTAATGTGTTAACAACGACAGCTTGCAATGCCATAGTTGTGTGGTCACTTGCTCCTTGTCGTTCATATGGGAGTACATTCCGTTACGACTTGCAAAACACCATACAGAAGCTTCCTAACAATGTTTTCGAAAGGAGCTATCCACAGAGAGAATTTGATTTGCTGCAAAGATTTCAGTCTTTTTTCTACAAGGCTGCGGAGTTGTGTATGGTTGGAATTACTGCTGGTGCAGCACAAGGTGCTCTATCAAAACTCTCTGCCAGTAAGGAGGGGAG GTTATCTGTGACAATGCCGACCGTGAGTAATAATGCACTTAGTTATGGGGCATTCTTGGGAATCTATGCAAACCTGAGATATCAGCTATTATGTGGACTAGATAAAACTGTTATGAATCATTTTGACGTTCTTGGAGTGGCTCTATGTCTTAGCACGGTGATGAG GGTTCTAAATGTTCAAGTTGGAGAGACATCAAGGCTTGCGTGGCTTGGAATGCAGGCTGACCCACTGGTTGAATCAGACAATTTGTTGAAGGCATACAACAGGCCGACTGAAGCAGCTCCCGCTTCTTCTTCAAACTGGTTCATATCAAAAAATCCCATTGTTTCTGGTCTTGATCTTTTTAATAAGCAACGCAACACCGATGGGGAAGCTCCTCCACCTCCCAACACAAGGAGAAAGAGGATTGTGAGGAAAAAAGTTGCAGCTTGA